The DNA window ACAAAACAAAGAAATCTGGCTCTGGATCATGCTAAAAATGATTGGGTTTTATTTTTGGATGGTGATGAGAGAATTACGTCATTATTAAGAGCTGAAATTATTAACGAGCTCAATAAATCCGACAAAAAGGATGCCTATTATTTTTATAGAAAATTCTTTTTTGCAGGAAAGCCTATTCATTTTTCGGGAACTCAAACTGATAAAAATTTTAGACTTTTCAGAAGATCAAAAGCAAGATATATTTCAGAGAAAAAAGTTCATGAAACATTGGACGTTTCAGGAACAATTGGAGAATTGCAAAATAAATTACTCCATTTTTCCGTTTCAGATTATGAGTCCTACAAACACAAGATGATTCATTACGGAATTTTAAAGGGGCAGGAGTTATCAAATAAGGGGAAAAAATTTACTACAATAACACAATATACTAAAACAGCATTTAAATTCTTCAAGGCATACATTTTGCGGTTAGGAATATTAGATGGCAAAGAGGGGTATCAACTTTCATATTTACAGGCGTTAAGTGTATATGAAACTTATGAATCGTTAAAAAGGGAACAAAATTAGTTGAATGAAGATTTGTGTAATTAGTTATGATTTTTGGGGTTATGATAAACATATTGTAGAAACATTATGCAAAAAAGGTATTGATGCACATCATATCAAAATTGCTAATGTTACCCATTCTAATTTTCAAGAAAGAGCAACTAATGCAATTAGCAAGGTTTTCTTAAATAAAAATCTAAAAACAGAAAAAAGACAACAGTTTGTTTTAAATTCATTAGCGAAAATAGGTCATCAGGATCAAATATTAGTTTTAAACCCTGATGCTTTTGATACGTCTACTTT is part of the Chryseobacterium paludis genome and encodes:
- a CDS encoding glycosyltransferase family 2 protein, with protein sequence MPELTEKVSGLIITYNEEKNIREVLECFDFCDEIVIIDSFSSDKTLEIADANPKVKIIQNVFEDFTKQRNLALDHAKNDWVLFLDGDERITSLLRAEIINELNKSDKKDAYYFYRKFFFAGKPIHFSGTQTDKNFRLFRRSKARYISEKKVHETLDVSGTIGELQNKLLHFSVSDYESYKHKMIHYGILKGQELSNKGKKFTTITQYTKTAFKFFKAYILRLGILDGKEGYQLSYLQALSVYETYESLKREQN